DNA from Orbaceae bacterium lpD01:
GCGGCTCGTACCACAGTCATTAATAATGGTGACACCGTTTTTACCGGTACAGCTGATGGCACACCTCAAACCTTCAATCTTTATGCGAGAGCATTTGGTACAGACGGTTTAACTGCCGGCACTTATAACGATACATTGACTGTTGAACTGACCTTCTAATCAAGTAAAGCATGCAAATGCAGCGGTGTATGCCAATTAAGCCAAAGAGTAGCCGTTTTGGGCTGCTCTTTGTTAGTTTATTATTGACGTTTCAGGCGGAAGCCGCAGCGACCAACAGCCAAACGAGTCTTGGTGCACAAAATTATTCTTTTTTAGTGCAAGCCACCATCTTTAATGGTTGTTTGATTACGAGCCAGTCGAGTAGTAGTTTATTGGGTACACTTGCCTTTGGCACCTATAAAGCGTTATCTGACCGAACCGTTTCTACATCGTTATCCTCCAATTCTCAGATCGTACTCAACTGTACGCCAAACACCACCATTTCAATGAATATTAATGGTGGATTACAGTATGATACCAATCGAAATATGATTCATAGTAGTGGTTCCAAAATAGTTTATACACTTTATAGTGACAGTGCATATTCACAACCTATCAGTGTGAATCAACTGGTATCGCTGAGGTTCACGCAACAAAGTGGCGCCATTACGCTGCCTATTTTTGCCCAAGCAAGAATTACCAAAGCGAATCCGCCAGGTAACTATTCTGATACTTTAACTGTGACATTATCATGGTAATTTGTAATATTTAATAAAGGTCTGACAATGAAAGAAATCCACAAGCAGCTGTTAAAACATTACCAACAAATGATATGCTTTATTTTGTTTAATATTATGTTACTCGGTAACGCCAGCGCTGCCATAGTGATCTCGCCAACCAATGTTTTTATTGAAAATAGTCAAAAGAGTAGTGCATTATGGTTAGAAAATCGCGGTGATAAGCCGCAGGTTATGCAAGTTAGAGTATTCAAATGGACACAAAACCAAGGTGAAAATAAATTAGAAGAGCAGAAGCAAGTTATTGCCAGCCCGCCAATGATCAATATCGCACCAGGAAAAATGCAGCTGGTCAGAGTGATTAATACTGCGCCTGTTGCACCCGATCAGTCGCTTTTTTATCGTATCGTTATTGATGAGATTCCTTCTCCACAAGCAACCAAAGCAATAGATTTAGGGGTTAATTTCAGATTCCGATATTCTGTTCCACTATTTGTTTACGGTCAAAATATTGACTTTAAAAAGCAATCTGGTGAAAAACTGATGCCCAATTTATCCTGGCAGACAGTTGTTGAAAAGAATAAATACTATCTGGAAATTTATAACAATAATAATGTACATGTTCATTTAGAACAGATTAACATTAATGATCAAAAAGCATCGTTGGCAACCCCCTATATACTGCCAAACAACCATGTTCGTTTACCGTTGCCCAATAATCTGAAATCGGTAGCAAAAGTAAATGTCACTCTGGACAGTAAGGATTATTTGGTTCGCAAACATTAGTTTATTAGTTTTCTATACTAATATGAAGGCAATATTCATGGTTGTTTTCTGCACTAATTATCTCAAAGAAAACCGAAAAAGACTATTTCGGCCATGTATTTTATTAACGCTATTTGGCCTATACAATTATCTGATTGTGCCAGTCACAAAAGCAAATGTGCCAGAAGCAAATTTACATATTACAGATAATGATATGCAGTTATATCTGGAACTGGTGATCAATGAGCAGCCCACTTACCAGATTGTCGCTATTGATGTGAATCATGATAACTATTATATCGCTTTATCCGATCTTGAAACGACCGGTATATCACAAACGCATTGGCAAACTGATGCAACCGAGTATCAGGGTAAAATTAATCTAAATCAGGTAAAGGGGGTAAAGCTGAGGTATGACGCAGAATCACAAATGTTATTTATTACCGTCCCGCCATCATGGTTGCCCGCTCAGATGATTAATA
Protein-coding regions in this window:
- a CDS encoding spore coat U domain-containing protein translates to MPIKPKSSRFGLLFVSLLLTFQAEAAATNSQTSLGAQNYSFLVQATIFNGCLITSQSSSSLLGTLAFGTYKALSDRTVSTSLSSNSQIVLNCTPNTTISMNINGGLQYDTNRNMIHSSGSKIVYTLYSDSAYSQPISVNQLVSLRFTQQSGAITLPIFAQARITKANPPGNYSDTLTVTLSW
- a CDS encoding molecular chaperone, which gives rise to MKEIHKQLLKHYQQMICFILFNIMLLGNASAAIVISPTNVFIENSQKSSALWLENRGDKPQVMQVRVFKWTQNQGENKLEEQKQVIASPPMINIAPGKMQLVRVINTAPVAPDQSLFYRIVIDEIPSPQATKAIDLGVNFRFRYSVPLFVYGQNIDFKKQSGEKLMPNLSWQTVVEKNKYYLEIYNNNNVHVHLEQININDQKASLATPYILPNNHVRLPLPNNLKSVAKVNVTLDSKDYLVRKH